The Mycolicibacterium duvalii DNA window CCCGGAGGCCAAGATCCTGGTCACCGGCGTCGAGGATCCCGACACCCAGGCGCACAGCATCAACGAGAGCCTGCACCTGGGCGTGTTGGAGCGCGCGGCGACCGCCGAGGCGCTGTTGCTGGCCCGGCTCGGTGGTGCGAACGGCTCGACGGCGTTATAGCCGCGGAGGCGCTCTCTCTGACAGACTCGGCGACATGTCCTCTGGTGAACGCGGAGCGCGGGAGGCAGAACTCACCTTCTGCGCGCTGGGCGCCGCCGGCACGGTCACGGGCTCCAAGCATCTGCTGCAAGCTGGCGATCGGCGAATTCTGGTGGACTGCGGCCTGTTCCAGGGCGTGAAGAACCTCCGCGAGCTCAACTGGGCGCCTCTGGCTGTGGACCCGGCCGGCATCGACGCCGTGGTCGTGACCCACGCCCACCTCGACCACACCGGGTACCTGCCCCGGCTGGTGCGCGACGGGTTCCGCGGGCCGATCGTGTCGACCAAGGCCACCGCGGCGGTCGCCGACATCATCCTGCGGGACAGCGCGGCCATCCAGGAGCGCGATGCGGACTTCCTCAACCGGCACCGCGCCACCAGACACCACCCCGCCCTCCCGCTCTACGACAGCGACGACGCCCGGCGCGCCCTCGAACTGTTCGTCACCCACCCGTTCGGGCGTGAGGTCGACGAGCCGGGCGGCGCGACGGTGACGTTTCGCCGGGCCGGTCACATTCTCGGAGCGGCGACGGTCGACCTGGCCTGGCAGGGCCGCCGCATCGTCTTCACCGGGGACCTGGGGCGCTACGACGATCCGGTGATGCTCGATCCCGAACCGGTGCCCAGCGCGGACTATCTCGTGATGGAGTCGACCTACGGAGACCGGAGCCACGAGCAGGTCGACCCCGCAGCGACGCTGGCCGAGACCATCAACGCGACGGTGGATCGCGGGGGCACCGTGGTGATACCCGCATTCGCCGTCGGCCGGGCCCAGACCCTCCTCTACTACCTGTGGCAACTGCGTTCGGCCGGAAAGCTGCCGGCCGTCCCCATCTATCTCGACAGTCCGATGGCGATCAACGCCAGTGACCCGCTGGGCGCCTACCCGCGCGATCATCGGTTGCCCCCGCACGTCTACCAGGACATGTGCGCGATGGCGACCTACACCCGCGATGCCGAGGAGTCCAAGCGGATCTCGGCCAGCCGGGATCCCAAGGTGGTGATCTCGGCCAGCGGCATGGCCACCGGTGGCCGAATTCTGCACCACCTGAAGGCATTCGCGCCGGACCCGCGCAACACCATCGTGGTGACCGGGTATCAGGTGCCGGGCACGCGCGGTCGCTCCATCGCAGCCGGCGAACGGTACGTCAAGATCCACGGCGAGTGGGTGCCGATCAACGCGCATGTCGCCAACCTGCAGATGCTCTCCGCACACGCCGATGCCGACGAGCTGCTCCGCTGGGCCCGCGGCTTCGTCACCGCACCGCGACGGGTGTTCGTGGTGCATGGCGAACCCCAGGCTGCCGACACCCTGCGTCGGCGAATCGATCACGAGCTGGGTTGGCCGGCAACAGTTCCGCGGCAGAACCAGCTGTTCACCCTGTGACGAACTAGATCGAGAGGTCGCGCCGCAGTTTGGCCACGTGCCCCGTGGCGCGAACATTGTACTGCGCCACAGCGATTCGCCCCTCTTCGTCGACCAGGAAAGTCGAGCGGATGACACCCTGCACGGTCTTGCCGTACATCGTCTTCTCGCCGTAGGCGCCCCACGCCTCGAGCACCGTGCGTTCGGGATCCGACAGCAGCGGGAACGTCAGCTCCTCCTTGTCGCGGAACTTGGCCAGCTTCTCCGGCTTGTCCGGGGAGATACCGACCACATCGATGCCGGCCCCGTTGAGTTCGGTGAGGTTGTCGCGGAAATCGCAGGCCTGCTTGGTGCAACCGGGAGTGGACGCGGCCGGGTAGAAGTACACGACGACCTTGCGTCCCTTGTAGTCAGAGAGCTTCACGACGTTTCCGGCGGCGTCGGGCAGGCTGAACTCGGGCGCCTTGTCGCCCACTTCGAGCCGAGGGGTCTGCGGCATGGGTGCGTGTCCTCCGATCTGTCGGCCGGGCGCGGCGGTGCGCTCCGGCTGATCTAGGGTAAGTCGGCAACACTGTTGAACGGGGCGTGGAGGCAGACGTGGCGGATCGTGATCCCGACACCATCAAGGCCGATATCGATCAGGCGCGGGAGCAACTGGCGGTCACGGTGGACAGCCTCGCTGCCCGGGCGAACCCGCAGCGGGTGGTCGCCGACGTCAAGGCGGGGGTGTTGCGCTTCGTCAAACAACCCCCGGTGGCGATCTCGCTGGCCGGAATCGGCGTCCTGGTGCTGGTGGTGGTGGTGCGTCGGGCGCGCCAGCCCTGATTCAGCGGCGACGGCCGGGCCGCCACCAGGACGAGAAGGAAAACCCGGGCGGGTTGGCGACCCGGCCCAGGCGACTGCAGCTGTGAACCGCGATCGGTCGTTGCCCTGCGGCGTCGTCGACCGCATCGCCACCGGTGACCGTCGATGAGGTCAGCTCGTCGCGCCCTACCATCAGCTAATTTCCTCGTTTCGGGTGCCACGCTCGTCGAACGACTGTTCTGGAGCCTGTCAGCTAACACCGACTCTAGCATTCAATCATGCTAATGCCCAGCGCAGGCCCGGTAATGCAAGGTTCGACGAGTCGGGCGGTTATCGACTGGCCCGTTGCGGGTCGCGCCACTTCTGGCGCGGCTTCGTGTCATCCAGCACAGCTCGGCGGGCGGCGCGACGATACCACGCAATTTCGACGCAGAGGTCAATAACGGGCCCGGTGATGGTCGCTGGCCGCGCAACCGGGTTCGTCCTCTACGCTGACGGCTGATTTCCGACGAGCAAAGGAGACGCGCGATGGCGTGGTTTCTGGCCCTGCAAGGGGCGACGCAGGCAAGCCACCAGGCATCGGTCTACGAACTGCAGGATTCGACCGATATCGACCAGCTCGCCCAGGATCTCGTCAGCGCCGTCTCGCTGGACCGGGTCGTCCCGATCCCGGCCATGCTGCCCC harbors:
- a CDS encoding MBL fold metallo-hydrolase RNA specificity domain-containing protein, translating into MSSGERGAREAELTFCALGAAGTVTGSKHLLQAGDRRILVDCGLFQGVKNLRELNWAPLAVDPAGIDAVVVTHAHLDHTGYLPRLVRDGFRGPIVSTKATAAVADIILRDSAAIQERDADFLNRHRATRHHPALPLYDSDDARRALELFVTHPFGREVDEPGGATVTFRRAGHILGAATVDLAWQGRRIVFTGDLGRYDDPVMLDPEPVPSADYLVMESTYGDRSHEQVDPAATLAETINATVDRGGTVVIPAFAVGRAQTLLYYLWQLRSAGKLPAVPIYLDSPMAINASDPLGAYPRDHRLPPHVYQDMCAMATYTRDAEESKRISASRDPKVVISASGMATGGRILHHLKAFAPDPRNTIVVTGYQVPGTRGRSIAAGERYVKIHGEWVPINAHVANLQMLSAHADADELLRWARGFVTAPRRVFVVHGEPQAADTLRRRIDHELGWPATVPRQNQLFTL
- the bcp gene encoding thioredoxin-dependent thiol peroxidase; this encodes MPQTPRLEVGDKAPEFSLPDAAGNVVKLSDYKGRKVVVYFYPAASTPGCTKQACDFRDNLTELNGAGIDVVGISPDKPEKLAKFRDKEELTFPLLSDPERTVLEAWGAYGEKTMYGKTVQGVIRSTFLVDEEGRIAVAQYNVRATGHVAKLRRDLSI
- a CDS encoding DUF3618 domain-containing protein, which codes for MADRDPDTIKADIDQAREQLAVTVDSLAARANPQRVVADVKAGVLRFVKQPPVAISLAGIGVLVLVVVVRRARQP